One genomic segment of Drosophila melanogaster chromosome 3R includes these proteins:
- the Ugt35E2 gene encoding UDP-glycosyltransferase family 35 member E2 — MPMSMLVLRLIVLVVALLPVLLEGARILGVFPIPSHSHYYHALPYLKKLASLGHEITSVSPFPLKEPVANIHDIPVPELFDNIEEIVGNLTNRKGTWNEFEYINQYTLGLVEKVLENDGVRREILQPESLQFDLIIVDLWRLDALYGLAAYFDAPIIGIASYGTDWKIDELVGNVSPLAYLQSPSFNWFDLDTYGGRLGHFVDQSMAWINWHWRHEERHEAVYRKYFPKIADKRSLSEITRNFALILVNQHFTMAPPRPYVPNIIEVGGMHVDQQPKALPQDLEDFIQGAGEHGVIYFSLGTNVRSRNLSKDRRKILIDTFASLPQRILWKFDADELSDVPSNVLISPWFPQQDILAHPNVKLFITHGGLQSTVECIHRGVPMLGLPFFYDQFRNMEHIKAQGIGLVLNYRDMTSDEFKDTIHQLLTEKSFGVKAKRTADRYRDQPMNPLDTAIWWTHYVLRHKGAPHMRVAGRNLDFITYHSLDVLGTFLLAVWAILSIVVLCAIKLLRAILKSKKGNISPKQKIN, encoded by the exons ATGCCTATGAGTATGTTGGTTCTGAGATTGATAGTTCTGGTGGTGGCCCTGCTGCCTGTTCTCTTGGAAGGAGCGCGTATCCTCGGCGTGTTTCCCATACCAAGCCACTCGCATTACTATCACGCCCTACCTTATCTAAAGAAATTGGCATCTTTGGGCCATGAGATAACTTCTGTAAGCCCATTTCCATTGAAAGAACCTGTGGCTAATATACATGATATTCCAGTTCCGGAATTATTTGACAATATAGAGG aaattgttggaaatcTAACAAACCGGAAGGGCACATGGAATGAATTTGAATACATCAACCAGTATACCCTTGGTCTTGTCGAAAAAGTGCTTGAAAATGATGGAGTGCGTCGAGAGATTCTGCAACCAGAAAGTCTTCAGTTTGATCTGATCATTGTCGATCTTTGGCGGCTTGATGCTCTATACGGCTTGGCGGCCTATTTTGATGCCCCCATCATTGGAATTGCATCTTATGGAACCGACTGGAAGATTGATGAACTAGTGGGCAATGTATCACCTTTAGCATACCTGCAGTCTCCGTCTTTCAACTGGTTTGATCTCGACACCTATGGAGGACGTCTGGGTCACTTTGTGGATCAGTCCATGGCTTGGATTAACTGGCATTGGCGGCACGAGGAAAGGCATGAGGCGGTCTACAGAAAGTACTTCCCAAAAATTGCCGATAAACGTTCGCTGTCCGAGATCACCAGAAATTTCGCCTTGATTTTGGTTAACCAACACTTTACGATGGCACCACCACGTCCGTATGTTCCCAATATTATTGAAGTCGGTGGTATGCATGTCGATCAACAACCTAAAGCTTTACCCCAGGACCTGGAGGACTTTATCCAAGGGGCTGGTGAACATGGAGTAATTTACTTTTCGCTCGGCACCAATGTAAGAAGTAGAAATTTGTCTAAGGATCGCAGGAAAATATTGATTGACACATTTGCCAGCCTGCCACAGCGCATCTTGTGGAAATTCGATGCTGATGAGTTGTCAGATGTACCCTCAAATGTTCTAATTAGCCCGTGGTTTCCGCAGCAGGACATCCTTGCTCATCCAAACGTAAAGCTGTTTATTACTCATGGAGGCTTACAGAGCACAGTCGAATGTATCCATCGTGGTGTACCGATGCTGGGATTGCCGTTCTTCTACGATCAGTTCAGAAATATGGAACACATCAAAGCGCAGGGCATAGGTTTAGTTTTAAACTATAGGGATATGACAAGCGATGAATTTAAGGACACCATTCATCAGTTGCTGACAGAGAAGAGTTTTGGTGTCAAGGCAAAAAGAACAGCGGACAGGTATCGGGATCAGCCAATGAATCCTTTGGATACGGCGATCTGGTGGACTCACTACGTCCTGCGTCACAAGGGAGCACCTCATATGCGGGTAGCGGGCAGAAATCTGGATTTTATAACTTACCACAGCTTGGATGTTTTGGGAACTTTTCTCCTGGCCGTTTGGGCGATCCTTAGTATTGTTGTCCTTTGTGCAATTAAACTGTTAAGGGCTATCTTAAAGAGTAAAAAGGGTAATATATCACccaagcaaaaaataaattaa
- the Ugt35A1 gene encoding UDP-glycosyltransferase family 35 member A1 has protein sequence MGGIFSVTGLGILLIGLIWLFAANADEGVQSSRILAVFPFPGRSQYIFAEQFMKELAHRGHNVTVINTFGSDKNEPNFRVIGAKKIHEIMAAFGNADYTQTASQWQMLTMTTQFLNLLTTSILDDAAVKDLLNSGEKFDLVIMEAVQTEALFGLIQHFGAETIGISSYGTDTHIDELMGNISPLSYNPLLLSSRTEQMDFKDRVMNVFEASVMWLHKRIVHLPSQRDLYAKYFPTARKSLDEVLDSFALMLLGQHFSLSYPRPYLPNMIEVGGLHLQQKRKVQPLAKELSEFVEQSEKGVIYFSMGSNIKSKDLPPSTRKMLMQTFASVPQRVLWKFEDDQLPEKPDNVFISKWFPQPDILAHPNVKLFITHGGLLSTIESIYFGKPILGLPIFYDQHLNVQRAKQVGYGLSADIWSVNATELTPLIQELLSNPSYAAAAQTKSKLFRDQKETALERAIWWTEYVLRHKGAKHLRCASRDLDFIQFHGLDTWGLLIAITFVSLLIVVILIKCLQRVFVSLISKIRKNRAEASKLKTQ, from the exons ATGGGTGGAATATTTTCTGTAACTGGTCTTGGCATTCTGCTAATTGGCCTGATATGGCTGTTCGCCGCAAATGCCGATGAAGGGGTTCAAAGTTCGCGCATATTGGCCGTGTTTCCTTTTCCCGGCCGATCGCAGTACATTTTCGCTGAGCAGTTTATGAAGGAACTGGCCCATCGGGGTCACAATGTCACCGTAATCAATACCTTTGGTAGCGATAAAAACGAGCCCAACTTTCGGGTGATTGGTGCTAAAAAAATTCACGAAATAATGGCGG CATTTGGAAATGCAGATTACACCCAAACGGCGAGTCAATGGCAAATGTTGACTATGACCACACAGTTTCTCAATCTTTTGACCACAAGTATCCTGGATGATGCGGCTGTAAAGGATTTACTGAACAGCGGCGAGAAATTCGATTTGGTTATAATGGAAGCGGTGCAAACCGAAGCCCTCTTCGGTTTGATCCAGCATTTTGGAGCAGAAACCATAGGTATCTCATCGTACGGCACAGATACACACATCGATGAGTTAATGGGCAACATATCGCCATTGTCCTACAATCCCTTGCTACTCTCATCGCGAACGGAGCAAATGGATTTCAAGGATCGTGTGATGAATGTGTTTGAAGCCTCGGTAATGTGGCTGCACAAGAGGATTGTCCACCTGCCGTCTCAACGGGATCTGTATGCGAAATACTTTCCCACGGCCAGGAAATCATTGGATGAAGTTTTGGACAGCTTTGCGCTAATGCTTCTCGGCCAGCACTTTTCCCTGAGCTATCCACGCCCCTATTTGCCCAATATGATCGAGGTGGGCGGACTGCATTTACAACAGAAGCGAAAGGTTCAGCCCTTAGCAAAGGAACTGTCGGAATTTGTCGAGCAATCGGAGAAGGGAGTAATCTATTTCTCCATGGGTTCCAATATCAAAAGCAAAGACTTGCCGCCATCCACACGAAAAATGCTAATGCAAACCTTTGCCAGTGTGCCACAACGTGTGCTGTGGAAATTCGAGGATGATCAGTTGCCCGAAAAACCCGATAATGTCTTCATCAGCAAGTGGTTCCCCCAACCCGATATTCTCGCTCATCCGAATGTTAAGCTCTTCATCACCCACGGAGGTCTATTGAGCACCATCGAGAGTATATACTTTGGAAAGCCCATACTTGGATTGCCCATTTTCTATGATCAGCACTTGAATGTTCAGAGGGCCAAGCAGGTAGGCTATGGTCTCAGTGCTGATATATGGAGTGTCAATGCGACAGAACTGACGCCTTTGATCCAGGAATTGCTGAGTAATCCCAGTTATGCGGCAGCAGCTCAGACTAAATCCAAATTATTCCGAGATCAGAAGGAAACCGCTTTGGAGCGCGCCATTTGGTGGACCGAGTACGTATTGCGGCATAAGGGAGCCAAACACTTGAGATGTGCTTCGCGTGATCTGGATTTTATTCAGTTCCACGGACTGGACACCTGGGGGCTCCTCATCGCAATCACTTTTGTCTCCCTACTGATCGTCGTTATTTTGATTAAATGCTTACAAAGGGTCTTCGTTTCGCTTATAAGTAAAATCCGAAAAAATCGTGCGGAGGCGAGTAAATTGAAGACCCAGTAA
- the Ugt304A1 gene encoding UDP-glycosyltransferase family 304 member A1 produces the protein MFPPGRWLLPMFWLISNSICWIRSSRILVIAPFESHSQCMLVTPYIQALKDRGHQLTVIHAYKHCMHKIEDVTFIRIWYNNNVFLEFEESVGIASANNKWEEISSMSSLMANATLNVLNNVEVRALMKSRITFDAVVLEAGYSDVLYGMAAHFSAQLIGICTCVADWNINNLVGFSTSTLTEPIMPFRAKYVKNVWDRIYNWLYTTEEWLLINLVFLPKQRLIHDHFFGHLEKSFHEIRQDFALMLLNQHFSLFRARPNVPGMVEVAGLHIPKEDPQLPSDLQVFIDEAEHGVILFSLGLEQDSKDLPRKTQEILVETFKSVPQRVIWKFDGESTMSLGTDIYHSKLLPQQAILAHPNVKLFISHCGMMSVIEAAYYAKPVLGLPSFFDQFRNLEIMKEEGVALELNINSLTVKELKDAIHSMINEPEYRESALAISQRFRDQPIHPLDAAIYWTEYIIRYKGADHMKISQSQLKLFDYYSLDNFIMVGSRLSLVVALVFLVLSKSRRWLNHLSTSAKSFLPTKHLIRS, from the exons ATGTTTCCTCCGGGGCGATGGCTTCTCCCGATGTTCTGGCTGATTTCGAACTCGATATGTTGGATACGTAGTTCCCGCATCCTCGTCATCGCCCCCTTTGAATCCCACTCGCAATGCATGCTTGTGACACCCTATATCCAGGCTCTAAAAGATCGGGGTCACCAGCTGACGGTGATACATGCATACAAGCACTGCATGCACAAAATTGAGGATGTCACCTTTATACGAATatggtataataataatgtttttttAG agtttgaGGAATCCGTTGGAATCGCTTCAGCGAACAATAAGTGGGAGGAAATTAGTTCTATGTCGAGTCTTATGGCAAATGCTACGCTTAATGTCCTCAATAATGTGGAAGTTCGAGCATTAATGAAGTCAAGAATAACATTTGACGCGGTGGTCCTGGAAGCTGGATATAGTGACGTGCTCTATGGCATGGCAGCCCATTTCAGCGCCCAACTGATCGGAATTTGCACCTGCGTAGCAGATTGGAATATAAATAACCTGGTGGGTTTTTCAACATCCACTTTGACAGAGCCCATAATGCCATTTCGTGCAAAGTATGTGAAAAACGTTTGGGATCGCATCTACAATTGGTTATACACAACCGAAGAGTGGCTGCTGATCAACTTGGTATTTTTACCAAAACAGCGCCTTATCCACGACCACTTCTTTGGCCATCTGGAGAAGAGCTTCCATGAGATCCGGCAAGACTTTGCATTGATGCTGCTCAATCAACACTTTAGCCTGTTTCGGGCCAGACCCAATGTGCCGGGAATGGTTGAAGTAGCTGGTCTACACATTCCCAAAGAGGATCCACAGCTGCCGAGCGATCTGCAAGTGTTCATCGATGAAGCAGAACATGGAGTGATCTTGTTTTCTCTGGGTCTGGAACAGGACAGTAAAGATTTGCCAAGGAAAACGCAGGAAATTCTGGTGGAGACTTTCAAATCGGTTCCACAGCGTGTGATTTGGAAGTTCGATGGTGAATCTACGATGAGTCTGGGCACTGATATCTACCACTCCAAACTTTTGCCACAGCAAGCAATTTTGGCTCATCCAAACGTAAAGCTCTTTATAAGCCATTGCGGAATGATGAGCGTTATAGAAGCTGCCTACTATGCGAAGCCAGTATTGGGCCTTCCATCGTTTTTCGATCAATTCAGGAATTTGGAAATCATGAAGGAGGAGGGAGTAGCTCTGGAGTTGAACATCAATAGCTTGACAGTAAAAGAGTTGAAGGATGCTATACACAGCATGATAAATGAGCCGGAATATCGAGAGAGTGCCTTGGCTATTTCCCAAAGATTTAGGGATCAGCCCATTCATCCTTTGGATGCGGCCATTTATTGGACGGAGTACATAATACGCTACAAGGGTGCAGATCACATGAAAATATCTCAGTCCCAGTTAAAGTTGTTCGATTACTATTCCCTGGACAATTTCATAATGGTCGGATCGCGGCTATCCTTGGTGGTGGCTTTAGTTTTTCTGGTCCTCTCAAAAAGCAGAAGATGGCTAAATCATTTGTCAACATCTGCAAAGTCATTTCTACCTACGAAACATCTAATTAGAAGTTAA
- the Ugt303A1 gene encoding UDP-glycosyltransferase family 303 member A1, isoform B — protein MFSGPGIAGLLLTVLLFGLLCPKLTNAENILAVFSYTFGSSYLLITPFLRNLVQRGHQLTLISAVTIMPHIEGVHHIRVPKLDMLMKILLDFEYDTDLTKWTEAQFLSEYFYNCSKFVLEDPGVQELLRNASAKYSLIILEASHNDALYGFSQHFNAPLLGVAAYGSSWNIDFLVGNSAPSVYEPMSALGYTSGLNLIEKWHNLIYITEERLVERFIYLPRQIDLYKQHFPGATTSIHDLRRRFSLVLINQHFTMGRVRSNVPNIVEVAGMHLDEKPYPLDAELKKILDEAEHGVIYFSMGLQLLDHWLPPGMRASMSDAFAQLKQQVIWKTDYPEMVNQSRNVFARTWFPQRAILNHPNVKLFITHAGLLSLIESVHYAVPLLCIPLFYDQFQNTKRMEKLGVARKLDFKNLFRDEIVLAIEDLVYNASYKRNARDLSQRFHDQPMSAMDTAIWWTEYILRHKGADHMRIAEQEMSLMQYYNVDVVSVLFGRIGLSAIIVIFLGWKLVSLATRHLEYRLNVPMVR, from the exons ATGTTCAGCGGCCCGGGTATTGCTGGTCTACTGCTCAcggttttgctttttggcctTTTGTGTCCGAAACTGACCAATGCGGAAAATATCTTGGCCGTATTCTCGTACACCTTTGGCTCGTCCTACTTGCTGATTACTCCGTTCTTAAGGAATCTTGTCCAGCGGGGCCACCAGCTAACTTTGATATCGGCCGTAACGATTATGCCCCACATAGAGGGTGTCCATCACATTCGAGTGCCCAAATTGGATATGCTGATGAAAA TTCTCTTGGATTTTGAATATGACACCGATTTAACCAAATGGACGGAGGCTCAATTCTTGTCCGAGTACTTTTACAACTGTTCAAAGTTTGTCCTTGAAGATCCTGGGGTGCAGGAGTTGCTCCGCAACGCCAGTGCCAAGTATTCGCTGATTATTTTGGAGGCGTCACACAACGATGCCCTCTACGGATTTTCGCAGCACTTTAATGCACCGCTGTTGGGGGTTGCCGCCTACGGATCGTCCTGGAACATTGACTTTCTGGTGGGGAACTCGGCGCCAAGTGTCTACGAACCGATGTCCGCCTTGGGCTACACATCTGGACTTAATCTGATTGAGAAGTGGCACAACCTGATCTACATTACCGAGGAGCGTTTGGTGGAGCGATTCATCTACCTGCCGCGCCAAATAGATCTATACAAGCAACATTTCCCTGGTGCCACCACCAGTATTCATGACCTTCGTCGGAGATTCTCACTGGTCCTGATCAATCAGCATTTTACCATGGGCCGAGTGCGCAGCAATGTGCCCAATATTGTGGAAGTGGCGGGTATGCATCTGGACGAAAAACCATATCCTTTGGATGCGGAACTGAAAAAGATTTTGGATGAAGCCGAACATGGAGTTATCTATTTTTCTATGGGACTGCAACTACTGGACCATTGGTTGCCCCCCGGAATGCGAGCTTCTATGTCGGACGCCTTTGCGCAGTTGAAACAACAAGTGATTTGGAAGACTGACTATCCAGAGATGGTCAACCAATCAAGGAATGTCTTTGCTAGAACATGGTTTCCCCAAAGGGCGATTCTTAATCATCCTAATGTTAAGCTCTTTATAACCCATGCCGGTCTTTTGAGCCTTATTGAATCCGTTCACTATGCAGTCCCCCTGCTCTGTATACCTCTATTTTACGATCAGTTTCAAAACACCAAGCGAATGGAGAAGTTGGGCGTGGCCAGGAAGCTGGATTTTAAGAACCTTTTCCGGGACGAAATTGTTCTGGCCATTGAGGATCTTGTGTACAATGCTAGTTATAAACGAAATGCGAGGGATTTATCTCAACGATTTCATGACCAACCAATGTCTGCCATGGATACCGCGATCTGGTGGACAGAATATATCCTGCGGCACAAAGGAGCCGACCACATGAGAATCGCCGAGCAGGAAATGTCCTTGATGCAATACTATAACGTAGATGTAGTTTCTGTTCTCTTCGGACGAATCGGACTAAgtgctattattgttatctTCCTCGGCTGGAAACTAGTCTCATTGGCAACAAGACACCTTGAGTATCGATTGAATGTCCCAATGGTaagataa
- the Ugt35B1 gene encoding UDP-glycosyltransferase family 35 member B1, with product MLALRIGFLLLTLPASMQAARILAIFPFPGPSQYINVVPYLKELANRGHQVTSVNAFPQKKPVVNFRDVFIPDVFNNYKELINELSGPMNLWQENNFINKFFVSVTRCVLTNKEVTETLLPPGKDHFDLIIVEALRSDAYYGFAAHFNAPIIGISTFGTDWNIDALVGNESPLSYTPLATGGLTDRMTFLERLSNFVDTTVAWLNYRFVHMSEQEKMYAKYFPEASKRVQLTDLNRNFSLVLLNQHFSLSFPRPYVPNMIEVGGLHISHKPAPLPKDLEEFIQGSGEHGVIYFSLGSNVLSKDLPADRKDLILKTFASLPQRVLWKFEDDKLPGKPSNVFISKWFPQPDILAHPKVKLFITHGGLLSTIESIHHGKPVLGLPFFYDQFLNVRRATQAGFGLGLDHTTMTQQELKETIEILLKEPRFAQIARQMSERYRDQPMSPLDTAIWWTEYVLRHKGAYHMRVAGQDLGFFAYHSLDVIGVLLGGALLLVAIIVGVLGKLTDFGNAKKKLKSK from the exons ATGCTCGCTCTACGGATAGGTTTTTTGTTACTAACTCTGCCAGCTTCTATGCAAGCTGCCAGGATATTGGCtatatttccgtttccggGGCCATCACAGTATATTAATGTGGTACCTTATTTAAAGGAACTGGCTAATCGGGGTCACCAGGTGACCTCGGTTAATGCGTTTCCGCAAAAGAAACCAGTGGTTAACTTCAGAGATGTGTTTATCCCAGATGTATTTAACAATTATAAGG AATTGATAAACGAACTGAGCGGACCAATGAATTTGTGGCAAGAGAACAACTTCATCAATAAATTCTTTGTAAGCGTTACACGCTGTGTTCTTACCAACAAAGAGGTTACAGAAACCCTTTTGCCACCGGGAAAGGATCATTTCGATCTTATAATTGTAGAGGCTCTACGCTCGGATGCCTACTATGGATTCGCGGCCCACTTCAATGCACCTATAATTGGCATATCCACCTTTGGAACTGATTGGAATATTGATGCGCTAGTGGGCAATGAATCTCCTCTATCGTATACTCCGCTAGCAACGGGGGGTCTTACGGATCGAATGACTTTCTTGGAGCGTCTGTCCAACTTTGTGGATACTACGGTTGCCTGGCTTAACTACAGATTTGTTCATATGTCAGAGCAGGAGAAAATGTATGCGAAATACTTTCCCGAGGCCTCGAAAAGGGTTCAACTCACCGATTTGAATAGAAACTTCTCGCTAGTATTGCTGAATCAGCACTTTTCGTTGAGCTTCCCGCGTCCGTACGTTCCGAACATGATCGAGGTTGGAGGTCTGCACATATCCCACAAGCCGGCTCCTCTGCCCAAGGACTTGGAAGAGTTTATTCAAGGTTCCGGAGAGCACGGTGTGATATACTTTTCACTGGGCTCTAATGTTCTCAGTAAGGATCTACCGGCAGATAGGAAAGATCTTATCCTAAAAACCTTCGCCAGCTTGCCGCAGCGAGTGCTCTGGAAATTCGAGGACGACAAGTTGCCTGGCAAACCGTCCAATGTTTTTATCAGCAAATGGTTTCCTCAGCCGGATATCCTGGCCCATCCCAAGGTCAAGCTCTTTATCACCCACGGCGGATTGTTGAGCACCATCGAGAGCATTCATCATGGCAAACCGGTCTTGGGTCTGCCCTTCTTTTACGATCAATTCCTGAATGTAAGGCGGGCCACGCAGGCGGGTTTTGGATTGGGACTCGATCACACGACAATGACACAGCAGGAACTTAAGGAGACCATCGAGATATTGCTCAAGGAGCCGAGATTTGCGCAGATTGCTAGGCAGATGTCGGAACGATATCGTGATCAGCCAATGAGTCCACTGGACACCGCCATTTGGTGGACGGAATACGTTCTGCGGCACAAAGGTGCCTACCACATGAGAGTGGCTGGCCAGGATTTGGGTTTCTTCGCCTACCACAGCCTGGATGTCATTGGAGTCCTTTTGGGCGGAGCTCTTCTACTTGTTGCGATCATTGTGGGAGTCCTTGGCAAGCTTACGGATTTTGGAAATGCAAAGAAAAAGCTAAAATCGAAGTAA